A region from the Aegilops tauschii subsp. strangulata cultivar AL8/78 chromosome 5, Aet v6.0, whole genome shotgun sequence genome encodes:
- the LOC109765571 gene encoding importin subunit beta-1 translates to MSLDVTQILLSAQSADGSIRKHAEESLKQFQEQNLPGFLLSLSTELATNEKPEESRRLAGLILKNALDAKEQHRKNELFQRWLALDAGVKAQVKALLLQTLSSPVASARSTSSQVIAKIAGIEIPQKQWPELIGSLLSNIHQVQPNVKQATLETLGYLCEEVSPEAVDQDQVNKILTAVVQGMNASEGNSEVRLAATRALYNALGFAQVNFSNDMERDYIMRVVCEATQSPDVKIRQAAFECLVAISSTYYDKLATYMQDIFNITAKAVRGDEESVALQAMEFWSSICDEEIDILDEYSSEFTADSDVPCYYFIKQALPALVPMLLETLLKQEDDQDLDEGAWNLAMAGGTCLGLVARTVGDDIVPLVMPFVEENITKPEWRHREAATYAFGSILEGPSADKLTPLVNVALNFMLSALVKDPNNHVKDTTAWTLGRIFEFLHGSALETAPVITAENCQQILTVLLQSMKDVPNVAEKACGALYFLAQGYVDAGSASPLSPFFQDIVQSLLVTSHREDAGESRLRTAAYETLNEVVRCSTEETAPIVMQLVPVIMMELHNTLEAGKLSTDEREKRSDLQGLLCGCLQVIIQKLGGMESTKFAFLQYADQMMDLFLRVFACRNATVHEEAMLAIGALAYAAGSSFAKYMAQFYQYLEMGLQNFEEYQVCAITVGVVGDLCRALEDKILPYCDGIMTQLLKDLSSNQLHRSVKPPIFSCFGDIALAIGENFEKYLIYAMPMLQSAADLSAHTTATDDEMLDYTNQLRNGILEAYSGILQGFKSSPKTQLLMPYAPHILQFLDALHNGKDMDDSVMKTAIGVLGDLADTLGVNAGPLINQSTSSKQFLDECLSSDDPLVKESADWARIAISRAVSG, encoded by the exons ATGTCGTTGGATGTTACTCAAATACTCCTCAGTGCGCAATCTGCTGATGGCTCGATTAGAAAGCATGCTGAAGAAAGCCTCAAGCAGTTTCAGGAGCAAAACCTCCCAGGTTTCTTGCTCTCCCTCTCAACTGAGTTGGCCACCAATGAGAAACCTGAGGAGAGCCGTAGATTGGCTGGTCTGATCCTCAAGAATGCACTCGACGCAAAGGAGCAGCACAGGAAGAACGAACTTTTCCAGAGATGGCTCGCACTGGATGCTGGTGTCAAGGCACAAGTTAAAGCATTGTTGCTGCAAACTCTCTCATCTCCTGTTGCAAGTGCCAGATCTACATCTTCTCAAGTCATCGCAAAGATTGCTGGCATTGAGATCCCTCAAAAGCAATGGCCCGAGCTTATAGGATCATTGCTATCAAACATACATCAGGTACAGCCAAACGTCAAGCAGGCAACGCTTGAGACACTTGGCTATTTATGCGAGGAAGTTTCTCCTGAAGCTGTCGACCAAGACCAAGTCAACAAGATACTCACAGCTGTTGTTCAGGGTATGAATGCTTCTGAAGGGAACTCTGAAGTGAGGCTTGCAGCCACACGAGCATTGTATAATGCATTGGGCTTTGCTCAGGTTAATTTCTCCAATGACATGGAGCGTGATTATATCATGAGAGTCGTCTGTGAAGCAACACAGTCACCAGATGTGAAGATAAGACAGGCTGCCTTTGAGTGTTTGGTGGCTATTTCATCAACTTATTACGACAAGCTGGCCACATACATGCAGGATATATTTAACATCACTGCAAAGGCTGTGAGGGGAGATGAGGAGTCGGTTGCACTTCAGGCCATGGAATTCTGGAGTTCCATATGTGATGAGGAAATCGACATTTTGGACGAGTACAGTAGTGAATTTACAGCTGATTCTGATGTTCCTTGCTACTATTTTATCAAGCAAGCTCTTCCTGCCCTGGTGCCAATGCTGCTGGAGACTCTCCTCAAACAGGAGGATGACCAAGACTTGGATGAAGGTGCTTGGAATCTTGCAATGGCTGGGGGTACTTGTTTGGGCCTGGTGGCGAGGACTGTTGGGGATGATATTGTTCCTCTTGTGATGCCTTTCGTTgaggagaacataacaaaacctGAATGGAGACACAGAGAGGCTGCAACATATGCTTTTGGTTCCATTTTGGAGGGTCCATCAGCTGATAAACTGACCCCTCTAGTTAATGTCGCCTTGAATTTTATGCTGTCTGCCTTAGTGAAGGACCCAAATAACCATGTGAAGGACACAACTGCTTGGACCCTTGGAAGAATATTCGAGTTTCTTCATGGTTCTGCACTTGAAACTGCTCCTGTCATTACAGCTGAGAACTGCCAGCAAATACTGACTGTGCTGCTTCAAAGCATGAAGGATGTCCCAAATGTGGCAGAAAAGGCATGTGGGGCACTCTATTTCCTTGCTCAAGGCTATGTTGATGCTGGATCGGCGTCACCATTATCCCCTTTCTTTCAAGATATTGTTCAGAGCCTTCTTGTGACCAGTCACAGAGAGGATGCTGGTGAATCCAGGCTGCGTACTGCAGCTTATGAGACTCTAAATGAAGTTGTCAGGTGCTCCACTGAGGAGACAGCTCCTATCGTTATGCAGCTAGTACCTGTGATTATGATGGAACTCCATAATACACTTGAAGCGGGGAAGTTGTCAACTGATGAGAGGGAGAAGCGGAGCGATCTGCAGGGCCTTCTTTGTGGTTGCCTACAGGTTATTATCCAGAAGTTGGGAGGGATGGAGTCAACAAAGTTTGCCTTCTTACAGTATGCAGATCAGATGATGGATCTGTTTTTGAGAGTTTTTGCTTGTCGAAATGCCACGGTGCATGAGGAGGCTATGCTTGCTATCGGTGCACTTGCATATGCAGCTGGTTCGAGCTTCGCGAAGTACATGGCACAGTTCTATCAGTATTTGGAAATGGGACTTCAGAACTTTGAAGAGTATCAGGTGTGTGCCATTACGGTGGGTGTTGTGGGTGACTTGTGCAGGGCACTGGAGGACAAAATTTTGCCCTACTGTGATGGCATCATGACCCAGCTCCTGAAGGATCTATCCAGCAATCAGTTGCACAGATCTGTAAAACCACCTATATTCTCATGCTTTGGTGATATTGCACTGGCAATTGGAGAAAACTTTGAGAAGtatttgatctatgccatgcccaTGCTACAAAGTGCAGCAGATTTGTCGGCGCACACAACTGCAACTGATGATGAAATGCTTGACTACACCAATCAACTAAGAAATGGCATCTTGGAGGCCTACTCTGGTATTCTTCAAGGATTCAAGAGTTCCCCTAAGACACAGTTACTGATGCCGTATGCTCCACATATTCTTCAGTTCCTTGATGCCCTTCATAATGGAAAGGATAT GGATGATTCTGTGATGAAGACTGCAATAGGTGTCTTGGGAGATCTGGCAGACACATTGGGTGTCAATGCTGGTCCTTTGATCAATCAATCCACCTCAAGCAAGCAATTTTTGGACGAGTGCTTATCATCTGATGATCCTTTGGTCAAAGAATCAGCTGACTGGGCAAGGATTGCAATCAGCCGTGCGGTTTCGGGTTGA
- the LOC109765574 gene encoding CASP-like protein 4C1 has translation MASPRRNGDQAAAGGRRKESRRLGTLLLVLRVAALCFSLAAAVFAATDGAVLRLAPFRFLLAANAILAVYSVFEVAAAAWEVAKGATLLPEALQLWFDFGHDQGFGYMALAAAAAAAREAALCGGGQERNISSTACLQSDIAVGLGFAAFAFLALAALATGFRLVRFLATGSRLPAGASSPY, from the exons ATGGCGTCGCCGCGGCGTAACGGGGAtcaggcggcggcggggggacGGAGGAAGGAGTCGAGGCGGCTGGGGACGCTCCTACTGGTGCTGCGGGTGGCGGCGCTGTGCTTTAGCCTTGCGGCGGCGGTGTTCGCGGCGACGGACGGCGCCGTGCTGCGGCTGGCGCCGTTCAGGTTCCTGCTGGCGGCGAACGCGATCCTGGCGGTGTACTCGGTGTTcgaggtcgccgcggcggcgtGGGAGGTGGCCAAGGGCGCCACGCTGCTCCCGGAGGCCTTGCAGCTCTGGTTCGACTTCGGCCACGACCAG GGTTTCGGGTACATGGCGCTagccgccgcggcggcggcggcgcgggaagcGGCGTTGTGCGGCGGAGGCCAGGAGCGGAATATCAGCAGCACGGCGTGCCTGCAGAGCGACATCGCCGTGGGGCTCGGGTTCGCGGCGTTCGCGTTCCTGGCGCTGGCGGCGCTCGCGACGGGGTTCCGGCTCGTCCGCTTCCTCGCCACCGGTTCCCGGCTCCCGGCGGGGGCCTCCTCCCCGTATTGA